The region GACTGAAGCCGAGGATCCGGCTGCCCATCGCGTGCATCACGTGATGGGTGAGATCGACGGAGAATCCGCCGGCCCGGAACGTCCCGATCATGGAGTCGAGGTAGGCCAGGAGGGCTGGCGTCGCCATGTTCCGCGACTCGATCGCCAGCGGTGCCCACGGATGCCGCTGCAGCACCTCCCGCGCCGAGAGGATGCGCCCGCGGATCGCACGCTTCCAGTCGACGCCGGGCTCGGGCGCGCCGATCTCGCCGACGACCACGTCGATCATGCCGTCGAGCAGTTCGTCCTTGTTGGCCACGTGCTTGTAGAGCGCCATCGGCACGACGCCGAGGTCCTGAGCGAGGTTGCGCATGCTGAGGGACTCGATGCCGGCCTCGTCGGCGAGCGCGACGGCGGCGCGTAGGACCCGGTCCCTGCTCAGCGGCGTGCGGGGCAGCGTCTCCGCCTGCTCGACCATCTCGCTCCTCGTCGTCCGTGGACAACCGAAACCCTAATCCCCTTGACCGGTGTACGGCGTACACCTATCGTTGTGGGTGTCGGTGTACGCCGTACACCAGGGGAGGAGTGAAGCCATGAAGGCGATCGTCCAGGACCGGTACGGGCCATCCGAAACGCTCAGCCTCGCGGATGTGGACACGCCGGTGCCCGCCCCCGACGAGGTGCTCGTGCGGGTCGAGGCCGCCGCGCTCAACGCGTACGACTGGCACGTCATGCGGGGCGATCCGCGGGTGGCCCGCCTGGCGCTGGGGCGGTCCCGGCCCCGGGCGCGTATCCGTGGGCGGGACTTCGCCGGGCGGGTCGAGGCCGTCGGTTCCCGCGTTCGGGAGATCCACCCGGGCGACGCCGTCTTCGGCGATCTCGGCGAGGCCAACGGCGCGTTCGCGGAGTACGTGTGCGTATCCGAGAACCTGGTCACGGCGAAGCCGGCGAACCTGACCCCGCAGCAGGCCGCCGCCCTGCCGTTGGCCGGCGTCACCGCGCTCATGGGCCTGGACGCCGGGCAGGTCCGGCCCGGCCACCGCGTCCTGGTCAACGGCGCCTCCGGTGGGGTCGGCACTCTCGCCGTCCAGCTGGCCACGGTGCTCGGCGCGACAGTGACCGCCGTCTGCAGCACCCGCAACGTCGACCTGGTCCGTTCCCTCGGTGCCGAGCACGTCGTCGACTACACCCGTGACGACTTCGCCCGCGACGCCCGCCGCTACGAGATGGTGTTCGACCTGGTCGGCAACCGTTCCCTGCGGGCGCTGCGGCGGGTGCTGACCCCGACCGGGACGCTGGTGCTCTCCGGCGGAGGCGTGTTCCGCGGCGGCAGCCTCATCGGGCCGATCGGCCTGATCGCGCGCGGGCGGCTGCTGGCGCCCTTCGTCCGGCACCGCATCGTCGTCCTCACTGCCGTGCCCGGTCGGCGGCACCTCGACACGCTGCGCGCGTACGCCGAAACCGGCCGTCTCACCCCGGTCATCGACCGGAGTTATCCCCTGCACGAGGTACCGAAGGCGATGCGGTACCTCGAAGACGAGCACGCCCGGGCCAAGGTCGTCATCACCGTCTGACCTGCCACGACGGCCCGCTCCGCCACCGAGCGGCGGCCCGATCCGGCATCGCGGTGCTTGAGATCGCGGAAACCGGGGTACCGAAAGTGTCATGCCGAATGTGGGGCAAGTCGTCGGAGACCGGTACCGTCTGGTCGAGAGCATCGCCAGCGGTGGGATGGGTGACGTCTGGCGGGCGGTCGACGAGACCCTGGACCGCTGCGTCGCGGTCAAGATGCTGCAGAGTCGACTGGTCGCCGACGCCGGCTTCGGCGAGCGGTTCCGGCGCGAGGCTCGGGCGATGGCGGCCCTGCGGCACCCCGGCGTCGCCCAGGTCTACGA is a window of Micromonospora sp. WMMD961 DNA encoding:
- a CDS encoding TetR/AcrR family transcriptional regulator C-terminal domain-containing protein; protein product: MVEQAETLPRTPLSRDRVLRAAVALADEAGIESLSMRNLAQDLGVVPMALYKHVANKDELLDGMIDVVVGEIGAPEPGVDWKRAIRGRILSAREVLQRHPWAPLAIESRNMATPALLAYLDSMIGTFRAGGFSVDLTHHVMHAMGSRILGFSQELFDADRRAGRSGRADPAPPTALPPEIAARFPHVAEIALAASHDDASVLGQGCDDQFEFEFALDLLLDGIERLHRRGWAPPRRPG
- a CDS encoding NAD(P)-dependent alcohol dehydrogenase codes for the protein MKAIVQDRYGPSETLSLADVDTPVPAPDEVLVRVEAAALNAYDWHVMRGDPRVARLALGRSRPRARIRGRDFAGRVEAVGSRVREIHPGDAVFGDLGEANGAFAEYVCVSENLVTAKPANLTPQQAAALPLAGVTALMGLDAGQVRPGHRVLVNGASGGVGTLAVQLATVLGATVTAVCSTRNVDLVRSLGAEHVVDYTRDDFARDARRYEMVFDLVGNRSLRALRRVLTPTGTLVLSGGGVFRGGSLIGPIGLIARGRLLAPFVRHRIVVLTAVPGRRHLDTLRAYAETGRLTPVIDRSYPLHEVPKAMRYLEDEHARAKVVITV